One genomic window of Gracilinema caldarium DSM 7334 includes the following:
- a CDS encoding AAA family ATPase, with the protein MERTIQQWADAITSSVETVFYGKRRVIRKLLCAILSRGHVLLEDVPGTGKTILARALANSLGTQFKRLQCTPDLLPADVLGVTIWSAEQQKFLFRQGPIMTNMLLVDEINRATPRTQAALLEAMAERQISIDGRRLQLPDPFFLVATENPVEFEGTFPLPEAQKDRFLLSLSIGYPDTAAEAVMLESQRQITHPVEALKSLTGPEEIVALQESVTRIHVDSSLRDYMLALTVASRNHPSVRLGVSPRGSLALYRASQAWAAMEGRSYVIPEDIKGLVADVFRKRLILHPESIIKNISVERIIESIIDSVPVPVFKEGV; encoded by the coding sequence ATGGAACGAACAATACAGCAATGGGCCGATGCCATCACGAGTTCGGTGGAAACGGTCTTTTACGGCAAACGCCGGGTAATTCGGAAACTGCTTTGCGCGATCCTTAGCCGGGGTCATGTACTTCTGGAAGATGTGCCCGGAACGGGGAAGACGATCCTTGCCCGGGCTCTGGCGAACAGTCTGGGTACCCAGTTCAAACGGCTCCAGTGTACGCCGGACCTTCTGCCAGCGGATGTGCTGGGGGTTACCATATGGTCAGCGGAACAGCAAAAGTTCCTCTTCCGACAGGGACCGATTATGACCAACATGCTTCTGGTGGATGAAATTAACCGGGCTACTCCCCGAACCCAGGCGGCCCTTCTCGAAGCCATGGCGGAGCGGCAAATTTCTATTGATGGCAGGCGGCTCCAACTGCCGGACCCCTTTTTTCTTGTAGCTACCGAAAATCCCGTGGAGTTTGAAGGAACCTTTCCCCTGCCGGAAGCCCAGAAGGACCGGTTTCTCCTGTCCCTCTCCATCGGCTACCCCGATACAGCGGCCGAAGCGGTCATGCTGGAAAGCCAGCGCCAGATTACCCACCCGGTAGAAGCCCTCAAATCCCTCACAGGACCTGAAGAAATTGTGGCTCTGCAGGAGTCGGTAACCCGCATCCATGTGGACAGCAGCCTGCGGGACTATATGCTGGCTCTCACAGTCGCAAGCCGGAACCATCCTTCGGTACGGCTTGGGGTCTCTCCACGGGGGAGCCTTGCCTTATACCGGGCAAGTCAGGCATGGGCAGCCATGGAAGGCCGCTCCTATGTGATACCGGAAGATATTAAGGGCCTTGTGGCAGATGTATTCCGGAAACGGCTTATATTGCACCCCGAATCGATCATCAAAAATATCAGTGTGGAACGGATTATCGAGTCGATTATCGATAGTGTCCCCGTGCCGGTCTTTAAGGAAGGGGTATGA
- a CDS encoding DUF58 domain-containing protein: protein MKGRKRLIQSIFLLAVFLFAPVAGLRFVALFWFLLLCINLFYLRYMGRHIQIRRKDPVIRTYKNQSTGIELEVINTGYLPLFNAIISDTTGSLDPTSLCRMRLDMRKRSRRTISYTLRPNERGLWTLGPVKLIIRDLFGWEERSFEQPDRTTVIVYPEVFPLPYQAYDGYPLGTIKTKHILHEDPSRYRALREYQQGDELRRINWKASAHAGMLISNVFESSVDVPLLVLLNLSAPAFPLKSQYMYAERCIEYAASLISSASLVDQSVGCISTGILPEDGQPLHIESGREHRLVILDSLARITLSEETSYHIFTEALKRLPYRSRVCYVGPVLADTLLELLLLTRLKGGDFIVYCIVPKKEELERLHEKSIPVREMETESHG from the coding sequence ATGAAAGGCCGAAAGAGGCTGATTCAGAGTATTTTTTTACTTGCGGTGTTTCTCTTTGCCCCGGTGGCGGGGCTGCGATTCGTTGCCCTGTTCTGGTTTTTACTGCTCTGTATCAATCTGTTCTATCTTAGGTATATGGGGAGGCACATCCAGATACGACGGAAGGACCCGGTGATCAGAACCTACAAAAACCAAAGCACCGGCATAGAACTGGAGGTCATCAACACTGGTTATCTTCCTCTTTTCAATGCAATCATTTCTGATACAACGGGCTCCCTGGACCCTACGAGCCTCTGCCGCATGCGGCTCGATATGCGAAAACGGAGCCGCAGAACCATTTCCTATACCCTGCGCCCCAATGAACGAGGCCTGTGGACGCTAGGACCGGTGAAACTGATAATTCGGGATCTCTTTGGCTGGGAAGAGCGCAGTTTTGAACAACCTGATAGGACCACGGTTATCGTGTACCCTGAAGTCTTTCCCCTGCCCTACCAGGCCTACGACGGCTATCCCCTGGGAACCATCAAAACAAAACATATCCTCCATGAGGATCCAAGCCGCTACCGGGCTCTGCGGGAATATCAGCAAGGGGATGAGTTGCGGCGCATCAACTGGAAGGCCAGCGCCCATGCGGGGATGCTGATTTCCAATGTGTTTGAGTCCAGTGTTGATGTACCCCTCCTGGTGCTCCTCAATTTATCGGCCCCTGCATTTCCCCTGAAAAGCCAGTATATGTATGCCGAGCGGTGTATTGAATACGCAGCTTCCCTCATCAGCTCCGCATCCCTTGTAGACCAGAGTGTGGGCTGTATCAGTACCGGTATTCTCCCAGAGGACGGCCAGCCCCTCCACATCGAAAGCGGCCGGGAACACCGGCTTGTCATCCTGGACAGCCTCGCCCGGATTACCCTATCGGAAGAGACCAGCTACCATATCTTTACCGAAGCCCTTAAGCGGCTCCCCTACCGGTCCCGGGTATGCTATGTGGGCCCGGTGCTAGCGGATACTTTGCTGGAATTACTGCTTTTAACCCGTCTTAAGGGCGGTGATTTTATCGTGTACTGTATTGTACCGAAAAAGGAGGAACTGGAAAGGCTCCACGAAAAGAGTATACCAGTACGAGAAATGGA